The Flavobacterium marginilacus genome window below encodes:
- a CDS encoding hybrid sensor histidine kinase/response regulator transcription factor — MAKEKDGFVWIGTNNGLNRYDGLGFKVYNKRNSSIGSNDISDILIDSKNRIWITTLGGGLNYYNPLDDTFQIFKNNPGNPKSLISDNVSTLIEDSKGLIWLGTEKGLCSFNPITRQFVSYTNKFSNNQTKKSNSITSIYEDKNKNLWIGTFGNGLFLFDKTEKKFTQIKSERVYVSDFINVISALNPDKILIGTSGSGLLLYDLATQKFSDFLKDNLALKQEINIVRSVKIDSKNNLWIGTDGNGVFEVEYPNATHPIIHNYLYNPQLETSLSGNSIYTIIDDADANIWIGTAWNGISVLDKKNRSELLFSDIVGLNPSPVLSIYKKNNELYLGLDGEGLTVFNAASNKARYYNEKYHNTSIKGRYIQKIIETTDGMLWLGTFKNGLVKFNRQSDQFEQFNHKFGNKSSISYDDVRDIIEDKDHNLWVATWGGGLNYFDTKTEKFISYRESANNNKTINNDNLIDMVQDGDKIWIATFGGGLNVFDTKKKQFRYFKHKDSDSTTISNNNIFSLCKDSKGYLWIGTAGGGINRMNLKTNKIERFEKNDNIKYQTVTGIIEDDSHTIWFSTKQGIINYNYSAKTFNSLPKITSEFHINSIFKDEKGWIYFGGIDGVVKLNPKTIEMNSKPPKVKLTNFKLFNKEVPAEKNGILTSDIAFTKEITLDHNQDVLTFEFSALQFPFSNSCEYAIKMENFDADWRFIGKDRTATFTNLSPGNYIFKVKSKEIGGQWGKEYASVKIHILRPYWLQWWAYLIYGAVLVFLFYLFRKYTIEWERLKTNLEFERLTHEKDKELYNLKQQFFTNISHEIRTPVTLILSSINRLFDKGEMLESRQLKSAHTIRKNSNLLLQLVNELLDIKKFETNDVHLKITENDFVSYCKEIYLSFSEIASDRNIEYTFDSDKPKIDLWFDKNQFEKVLYNLLTNAFKFTKNGGSINIEIETDDEAVYLIVKDTGIGMSEGNLRQIFNRFYQIKNAETDGKSGFGLGLSIAKEIIDLHKGSIEVKSEKGKGSIFEVKLLKLNTHFYENEIEKTTVVPKQELDTIKHLKQKAVKNEVKKETILIVEDNTAIQESLKEILSNEYVILQAFNGEEGLKTASEKFPDLIISDVMMPVMDGIEFVKKLKLNTFTSHIPIIILTARTTIQNTMEGFETGADDYVAKPYDEELLKARISNLLNNRKLIREKFISDNLLNPKELAISSPDQLFLQRLYESLEPKLESTDLKAEVIAKEIGMSHSVMYKKIKALTGLSYVEFIRDYRLSIAKQLIEDLGYSVSDTCYKVGYSDRKYFSKLFKEKFKKNPSEFLKK; from the coding sequence ATGGCAAAAGAAAAGGACGGTTTTGTATGGATTGGTACTAATAATGGATTGAACCGTTATGACGGTCTGGGTTTCAAAGTGTACAACAAAAGGAACAGCAGTATTGGATCCAATGATATTTCGGATATTTTAATTGACAGCAAAAACAGAATCTGGATTACAACTCTGGGAGGCGGATTAAATTATTATAATCCGCTGGATGATACTTTTCAAATTTTCAAAAACAATCCCGGCAATCCTAAATCGCTGATATCTGATAACGTCAGCACCTTAATCGAAGACTCAAAAGGGCTTATCTGGCTTGGTACCGAAAAAGGTCTGTGCAGCTTTAATCCAATTACCAGACAGTTTGTCTCTTACACCAATAAATTCAGTAACAATCAGACCAAAAAGAGCAACAGTATTACCAGTATTTATGAAGATAAAAATAAAAACTTGTGGATCGGTACTTTTGGAAACGGTTTATTTTTATTTGATAAAACTGAAAAAAAATTCACCCAGATTAAATCTGAAAGGGTATATGTTTCTGATTTCATAAATGTTATTTCGGCTTTAAATCCAGACAAAATTCTTATTGGCACCAGCGGAAGCGGTCTGCTGTTATATGATTTAGCAACACAGAAATTTTCTGATTTTCTAAAGGATAATTTAGCTTTAAAACAAGAAATAAACATTGTCCGTTCTGTAAAAATTGACAGTAAAAACAATCTATGGATTGGTACCGATGGCAACGGCGTTTTTGAAGTGGAATATCCCAATGCCACTCATCCAATAATTCATAACTATTTATATAATCCGCAGTTGGAAACCTCGCTTTCCGGTAATTCTATTTATACCATAATTGATGATGCAGACGCCAATATCTGGATTGGTACGGCATGGAACGGCATCAGTGTTTTGGACAAAAAAAACAGAAGCGAATTGCTGTTTAGTGATATTGTAGGTTTAAATCCGTCGCCGGTACTTTCGATTTATAAAAAAAACAACGAACTATATCTGGGTCTTGACGGTGAAGGATTAACCGTATTTAATGCTGCATCAAACAAAGCCAGATATTATAATGAAAAATATCATAATACGTCTATAAAAGGGCGGTACATTCAAAAAATTATCGAAACGACTGACGGAATGCTCTGGCTGGGGACTTTCAAAAACGGACTTGTAAAATTCAATAGACAAAGTGACCAGTTTGAGCAGTTCAATCATAAGTTTGGAAATAAAAGCTCAATCAGTTATGATGACGTACGAGATATTATTGAGGATAAAGACCATAATTTATGGGTCGCTACCTGGGGTGGCGGTCTGAATTATTTTGATACCAAAACAGAAAAATTTATCAGCTACAGAGAAAGTGCCAATAATAACAAGACCATAAATAATGACAACCTTATTGATATGGTTCAGGATGGAGATAAAATATGGATTGCCACATTTGGAGGCGGATTAAATGTTTTTGATACAAAGAAAAAACAGTTCCGCTATTTTAAACACAAAGATTCGGACTCCACAACGATCAGCAATAATAATATCTTCTCATTATGTAAAGATTCTAAAGGCTATTTGTGGATTGGTACTGCCGGCGGAGGTATCAATCGAATGAATTTAAAAACCAATAAAATCGAGCGTTTTGAAAAAAATGACAACATTAAATATCAAACGGTAACGGGTATTATTGAGGATGACAGCCATACCATCTGGTTTAGTACCAAACAGGGGATTATAAACTACAATTATTCGGCCAAAACCTTTAACAGCCTGCCAAAAATAACATCTGAGTTTCATATCAATTCTATTTTTAAAGATGAAAAAGGATGGATTTATTTCGGCGGCATTGACGGTGTTGTAAAGCTGAATCCTAAAACCATAGAAATGAACAGTAAGCCGCCAAAAGTGAAACTTACTAATTTTAAATTATTCAATAAAGAAGTTCCTGCCGAGAAAAATGGAATCTTAACCAGTGATATTGCTTTTACAAAAGAAATTACGCTCGATCATAATCAGGATGTACTCACTTTTGAGTTTTCGGCATTACAGTTTCCTTTTTCTAACAGCTGTGAATATGCCATCAAAATGGAGAATTTTGATGCCGACTGGCGTTTTATCGGAAAAGACAGAACTGCAACTTTTACTAATTTATCCCCAGGAAACTATATTTTCAAAGTAAAAAGTAAAGAAATAGGCGGGCAATGGGGAAAAGAATATGCTTCAGTAAAAATTCATATTTTAAGGCCTTATTGGCTGCAGTGGTGGGCTTATTTAATTTATGGAGCTGTATTGGTTTTTCTGTTTTATTTATTTAGAAAATACACTATCGAATGGGAACGGTTAAAAACTAATCTGGAGTTTGAGAGACTCACTCACGAGAAAGACAAAGAATTATACAACCTGAAACAGCAGTTTTTTACCAATATTTCGCATGAAATCAGAACTCCGGTAACCTTAATTTTAAGTTCGATAAACCGATTGTTCGATAAAGGCGAAATGCTGGAAAGCAGACAGCTGAAATCGGCACATACCATTCGGAAAAACAGTAATTTACTGCTTCAATTGGTTAATGAACTTTTAGATATTAAAAAATTTGAAACAAATGATGTCCATTTAAAAATTACTGAAAACGACTTTGTTTCCTATTGTAAAGAGATTTATCTGTCTTTTTCAGAAATTGCTTCAGACAGGAATATTGAATATACTTTTGATTCAGATAAACCAAAGATAGATTTGTGGTTTGACAAAAATCAATTCGAAAAAGTACTTTATAATCTATTGACAAATGCTTTTAAATTCACCAAAAATGGCGGAAGCATCAATATTGAAATAGAAACTGATGATGAAGCCGTGTATCTGATAGTGAAAGATACCGGAATTGGAATGTCCGAAGGAAATCTGCGCCAAATATTCAATCGTTTTTACCAGATTAAAAATGCAGAAACAGATGGAAAATCAGGATTTGGTTTAGGTTTATCTATTGCAAAAGAAATCATAGACCTGCACAAAGGCTCAATCGAAGTAAAAAGCGAAAAAGGCAAAGGAAGTATTTTTGAAGTAAAGCTTCTCAAATTGAATACTCATTTTTATGAAAATGAAATTGAAAAAACAACAGTTGTGCCCAAACAGGAATTGGATACTATTAAACATTTAAAACAAAAAGCAGTCAAAAACGAAGTCAAAAAAGAAACTATTTTAATTGTTGAAGATAATACAGCCATTCAGGAATCATTAAAAGAAATATTGAGTAATGAATATGTAATTCTTCAGGCTTTTAATGGAGAAGAAGGTTTGAAAACAGCATCAGAAAAATTTCCAGACTTAATTATAAGCGATGTCATGATGCCGGTTATGGACGGAATTGAATTTGTAAAAAAATTGAAATTAAACACTTTTACAAGTCATATTCCAATTATTATCCTGACGGCAAGAACTACTATACAAAACACAATGGAAGGCTTTGAAACTGGAGCCGATGATTATGTTGCCAAACCCTATGACGAGGAATTATTAAAAGCAAGAATCAGCAATCTGCTTAACAATCGGAAATTAATCCGTGAAAAGTTTATAAGTGATAATCTTTTAAATCCAAAAGAACTTGCTATCAGTTCGCCTGACCAGTTATTTCTGCAGCGTCTCTATGAAAGCTTAGAACCCAAGCTGGAATCCACAGATCTAAAAGCAGAAGTAATTGCAAAAGAAATCGGGATGAGCCATTCGGTAATGTACAAAAAAATAAAGGCATTAACAGGACTGTCTTATGTAGAATTTATCCGTGACTACAGACTTTCTATCGCAAAACAGCTTATAGAAGATCTAGGCTATTCTGTTTCGGATACCTGCTATAAAGTGGGCTATTCTGACCGCAAATATTTCAGTAAACTGTTCAAGGAAAAGTTCAAAAAGAACCCTTCCGAATTCCTGAAAAAATAA
- a CDS encoding SusC/RagA family TonB-linked outer membrane protein: protein MMNRFRKRKRYFEVKQHFFIMLFLCFTIGAFGQKLKISGLVTDAATGTAIPGVSVTVKSSNQGTTTGFDGKYQIQANQNDVLIFSFMGYRKTEMTVSKSETINVRLSEENQKLNEVVVIGYGSTKLKSATASVTAVTAKDFNKGNIVTAENLLTGRVAGLSITTGGDPGSGSTIRIRGGASLGASNDPLIVINGLPVDNNTIGGSRSVLSSINPSDIESFSVLKDAAATAIYGSRASNGVIIITLKKGTKTLAASLDMNMGVNTITNTVDVFDANEIRSLISEKNPALLPLLGTANTDWQKEIYRNSISSNLNFSVSGMLFDKVPSRLSVGRTLQEGLILTSGFERSNASVSLNPSVLDNHLKITVNANASLEKNRFNKGVQGTAITFDPTQPVYDANSPFGGYFQYYKDNNDGVINKSDLTERAPLNPVADLMQTNSRSEVKRIYGNVKLDYTFHFLPELSAVLNVGLDKSSADGYSRTSDQNPLSQADGRIIGSSTEYSNEQSNNLLDGYLAYKKAIGSLNFDVTGGYSYQKFTNKRYATNELLDDGVDSSPVTNVDPDLVLIGFFGRTNLSFYDKYLFTFSYRRDGTSRFSEENRWGNFPAAAFAWKIKEDLFPESKTLSNLKLRLSWGVTGQQDIGQTNLDLYMARYIMGLPTSQYIFGNTITNIGIPQFRNENLKWEETTTYNAAIDFGMFNDRLTATVEGFYKESKDLLANAAISDGSNFSNSGFQNIGDFTSKGLEFSINGDIIKNPKGFNWNANFNTTFIKTQIKSLALGQDQFMGSTGSGTGSTAQIHRVGYTPYSFYVYKQIYNEAGKPIEGAYADLNGDNAITSADLYIHHNGMPTVTMGFASNMNYKNLDLSFNMRASLGNYVYNAANASRAQYNLLRNSSVVSNIPTSVLDTNFQSNEAVLLSDYYIENASFLKMDNVTLGYTFKETFNANSSIRLSAGVQNVFTITNYSGLDPEVFANGIDNSITPRPRTYLIGANMKF from the coding sequence ATGATGAACCGTTTTCGAAAAAGAAAGCGCTATTTTGAAGTGAAACAGCATTTCTTCATTATGTTGTTTTTATGTTTTACAATAGGCGCATTTGGACAAAAATTAAAAATTTCAGGACTTGTTACTGATGCCGCAACGGGAACTGCTATTCCGGGGGTTAGTGTAACTGTTAAGAGTTCTAATCAGGGAACTACAACGGGGTTTGATGGTAAATATCAAATCCAGGCAAATCAAAATGATGTTCTGATATTTTCTTTTATGGGATATCGAAAAACTGAAATGACAGTAAGCAAATCAGAAACTATCAATGTCCGTTTATCAGAAGAGAATCAAAAACTGAATGAAGTTGTCGTTATTGGTTACGGAAGTACCAAATTGAAATCGGCTACTGCATCAGTAACTGCTGTGACGGCAAAAGATTTTAATAAAGGAAACATTGTTACTGCAGAAAATCTTTTAACAGGACGAGTTGCTGGTTTATCTATTACAACTGGCGGTGATCCAGGTTCTGGATCTACTATCCGAATTCGTGGCGGAGCCTCATTAGGAGCTTCAAACGATCCTTTGATTGTTATTAATGGTCTTCCGGTAGATAACAATACAATTGGAGGCTCACGTTCTGTCTTGAGTTCTATTAACCCAAGTGACATAGAATCTTTTTCTGTTTTAAAAGATGCTGCAGCTACGGCTATCTATGGTTCAAGAGCATCAAACGGTGTTATTATTATCACGTTAAAAAAAGGAACTAAAACCCTTGCTGCAAGCTTAGACATGAATATGGGTGTTAATACAATTACTAATACAGTAGATGTTTTTGATGCTAATGAAATAAGAAGCCTGATATCTGAAAAGAATCCAGCATTATTACCTTTATTAGGAACAGCAAATACGGATTGGCAGAAAGAAATTTATAGAAACAGTATTTCTTCAAATTTGAATTTTTCCGTGAGCGGAATGCTGTTTGACAAAGTTCCGTCAAGACTTTCTGTCGGCAGAACATTACAGGAAGGTTTGATATTAACTTCAGGATTTGAACGCAGCAACGCTTCGGTATCTTTGAATCCAAGTGTGCTGGATAATCATTTAAAAATTACTGTTAATGCAAATGCTTCTTTGGAAAAAAACAGATTCAACAAAGGAGTTCAGGGAACTGCAATAACTTTTGATCCTACACAGCCTGTGTATGATGCTAACTCTCCATTTGGAGGATACTTTCAATATTATAAAGACAATAATGACGGCGTTATCAACAAGAGTGATTTAACAGAACGTGCACCGCTGAACCCTGTAGCAGATTTGATGCAGACCAACAGCCGAAGCGAGGTAAAAAGAATATACGGAAATGTAAAATTAGATTACACCTTCCATTTCTTACCTGAATTATCAGCAGTTTTAAATGTTGGTTTGGACAAAAGTTCTGCCGACGGTTATTCAAGAACTTCAGACCAGAATCCGCTTTCTCAGGCTGATGGACGCATTATAGGTTCGTCAACTGAATATTCTAATGAGCAGAGCAATAATTTATTAGATGGATATCTGGCTTATAAAAAAGCAATAGGAAGCTTAAATTTTGATGTTACAGGCGGTTATTCATATCAAAAATTCACGAATAAAAGATATGCTACCAATGAATTACTGGACGATGGCGTAGATAGTTCTCCAGTTACAAACGTAGATCCAGATTTAGTTTTAATTGGATTCTTCGGAAGGACAAACCTTTCTTTTTATGATAAATATCTTTTTACATTTTCTTATCGCAGAGACGGTACTTCCCGTTTTAGTGAAGAAAACCGCTGGGGTAATTTCCCTGCAGCAGCTTTTGCCTGGAAAATCAAAGAAGATTTATTTCCAGAATCTAAAACACTATCTAATTTAAAATTAAGATTAAGCTGGGGTGTAACAGGACAGCAGGACATCGGTCAGACAAATTTAGATTTGTATATGGCGAGATATATCATGGGCTTACCGACTTCTCAATATATTTTTGGAAATACAATTACAAATATTGGAATACCACAATTTAGAAATGAAAATCTAAAATGGGAAGAAACTACGACTTATAATGCTGCTATAGATTTTGGAATGTTTAACGATAGACTGACAGCAACTGTTGAAGGTTTTTACAAAGAATCTAAAGATCTGCTTGCAAATGCTGCTATCTCAGATGGTTCTAACTTTAGTAATTCTGGTTTTCAGAACATTGGTGATTTTACATCAAAAGGTCTTGAATTTTCTATAAATGGTGATATAATTAAAAACCCAAAAGGATTCAACTGGAATGCTAATTTCAATACCACTTTTATAAAAACACAAATTAAGAGCCTGGCATTAGGCCAAGATCAGTTTATGGGTTCAACAGGATCAGGGACAGGATCTACCGCACAGATACACAGAGTAGGCTATACTCCTTATTCGTTTTATGTGTACAAACAGATTTATAATGAAGCTGGTAAACCAATTGAAGGAGCATATGCCGATCTTAATGGCGATAATGCAATCACTAGTGCGGATTTATACATTCATCATAATGGTATGCCAACTGTAACTATGGGATTTGCATCCAATATGAATTATAAAAACTTAGATCTATCTTTTAATATGAGAGCAAGTTTAGGTAATTACGTTTATAATGCTGCGAATGCTTCAAGAGCACAATACAATTTATTAAGAAACAGTTCAGTAGTATCCAACATACCAACTTCAGTCCTAGACACCAATTTCCAGTCTAATGAAGCTGTATTATTATCTGATTACTACATCGAAAATGCTTCATTCTTAAAAATGGACAATGTAACCCTTGGATATACGTTTAAAGAAACTTTTAATGCTAATTCTTCTATACGCTTATCTGCTGGTGTGCAGAATGTATTTACGATTACCAATTATTCAGGTTTAGATCCAGAGGTATTTGCGAACGGAATTGATAATTCAATAACTCCTCGTCCTAGAACTTATCTAATAGGAGCTAATATGAAATTTTAA
- a CDS encoding glycoside hydrolase family 97 protein, whose translation MKQTISLFLVLSFFNLSFAQKKQDFTLHSPNGKIQIKIAVNDKITWAVSHEKDIVLAPSVMSMALAENDILGKNAVVVNSKKETVDTSFESPFYKKKSVKNNYNQLTLNFKNDFSIEYRVFDDGAAYRFITKKKKDITVKNEEVVLNFDQDYNTLMPYVRDLRNPKDPYISSFEAHYENKKISEFAKDTLAFLPFLIDFKNHKKAVFLEANLEDYPGLFITNNSSKSGFESRFSKYPLQEKNGGFNNINRLITERADYLVKTKGTRNFPWRIVVISENDKDLANNDMVQKLSEPTKIKDISWIKPGKVAWDWWNDWNIYNIDFKAGINTETYKYYIDFASKNKVEYVVLDEGWSLEEDIMKHNPNVNLEALIAYGTERNVGIILWSSWMALTKNTDGILKNYAGLGIKGFKVDFLDRDDAKMVNSVYDIAQKAADNKLLLDFHGMYKPTGIQRTFPNILNFEGVKGLENNKWTPNDDVPTYDCSIPFIRMMAGPMDYTPGAMRNATKSEFKPSHSNPVSQGTRCHQLALYTIFEAPLQMMADSPTAYMKEQQSTDFIAKTPTTFDETVALDGEVGKFVSIARKKSNAWYLGAITNWDSREITIDFSFLEKGKKYEAEIFSDGLNADKAANDYKREIITVDSATKLKYRLAGGGGLAMIIQMK comes from the coding sequence ATGAAGCAGACAATCTCATTATTCCTTGTTTTATCCTTTTTCAATCTTTCTTTTGCCCAAAAGAAACAAGACTTTACGCTGCATTCTCCAAACGGAAAAATCCAGATTAAAATTGCTGTCAATGACAAAATAACCTGGGCCGTTTCGCATGAAAAAGATATAGTTCTGGCTCCATCGGTAATGTCTATGGCTCTGGCTGAAAATGATATTTTAGGAAAAAATGCTGTTGTTGTAAATTCAAAAAAAGAAACTGTCGACACTTCATTTGAATCACCTTTTTACAAAAAAAAATCAGTCAAAAACAATTACAATCAGCTGACTTTGAATTTCAAAAATGATTTCAGCATTGAATACCGTGTTTTTGATGATGGTGCAGCGTATCGTTTTATCACTAAAAAGAAAAAAGATATTACTGTAAAAAATGAAGAAGTTGTTCTGAACTTCGATCAGGATTACAATACGCTGATGCCTTATGTTCGTGATTTACGAAATCCGAAAGATCCTTACATCTCATCATTTGAAGCACATTATGAAAACAAAAAGATCAGCGAATTTGCCAAGGATACTTTGGCATTTCTGCCATTTTTAATTGATTTTAAAAATCATAAAAAAGCCGTTTTCCTTGAAGCCAATCTGGAGGATTATCCGGGATTATTTATAACCAATAACAGTTCTAAATCTGGTTTTGAAAGCCGTTTTTCTAAATATCCTTTACAGGAAAAAAACGGTGGTTTCAATAATATCAACAGATTGATTACAGAAAGAGCTGATTATCTGGTTAAAACCAAAGGAACCCGAAACTTCCCTTGGAGAATTGTGGTTATCTCAGAAAATGACAAGGATCTGGCGAATAATGATATGGTTCAGAAATTATCTGAGCCAACGAAAATTAAAGACATCAGCTGGATAAAACCAGGAAAAGTTGCTTGGGACTGGTGGAATGACTGGAACATTTACAATATTGATTTTAAAGCCGGAATCAATACCGAAACGTATAAATATTACATTGATTTTGCCTCCAAAAACAAAGTGGAATATGTGGTTTTAGACGAAGGCTGGAGTCTGGAAGAAGACATTATGAAACACAATCCGAATGTTAACCTGGAAGCATTGATCGCTTATGGAACAGAACGCAATGTCGGGATTATTCTTTGGAGCTCGTGGATGGCTCTGACCAAAAATACAGACGGAATTTTAAAGAACTATGCCGGCTTGGGAATCAAAGGTTTTAAAGTTGATTTCTTGGATCGTGATGATGCCAAAATGGTGAATTCTGTTTATGATATTGCACAAAAAGCAGCCGATAATAAACTGCTTTTGGATTTTCACGGTATGTATAAGCCTACAGGAATTCAGCGTACTTTTCCAAACATTCTGAATTTTGAAGGCGTAAAAGGACTTGAAAATAATAAATGGACACCAAATGATGATGTCCCAACGTATGACTGTTCAATTCCGTTTATCAGAATGATGGCGGGACCGATGGATTATACACCCGGAGCCATGCGAAATGCAACCAAAAGCGAGTTCAAACCTAGCCATTCTAATCCTGTAAGTCAGGGAACAAGATGCCATCAGCTGGCGTTATACACTATTTTTGAAGCGCCTCTGCAGATGATGGCCGACAGCCCGACTGCTTATATGAAGGAACAGCAAAGCACAGATTTCATTGCTAAAACGCCGACCACTTTTGATGAAACTGTGGCTCTGGACGGGGAAGTTGGTAAATTCGTTTCTATTGCCCGAAAAAAATCAAACGCCTGGTATTTAGGAGCCATCACCAACTGGGATTCCAGAGAAATAACCATTGATTTTTCTTTTCTTGAAAAAGGCAAAAAATACGAAGCTGAAATTTTCTCAGACGGTTTAAACGCTGACAAAGCTGCGAATGATTATAAGAGAGAAATTATCACAGTAGATTCAGCAACGAAATTAAAATACCGATTGGCTGGCGGTGGCGGATTGGCAATGATTATTCAGATGAAATAA
- a CDS encoding glycoside hydrolase 5 family protein, with protein sequence MKKTFLQLALLALLMVNFEASAQKQQARITVKETQFYKGDKPYSYIGTNYWYGSLLASKKVGDRKRLLRELDLMKKNGIDNLRILVGGDGGKYDFTVRPALQYEQGKYDADLLDGLDFLIAEMGKRSMYAVLFLTNNWEWSGGMSQYLEWNGKGAIPVPAIAPNTWPQFMAYTQQFYSCEPCMEGLNNHVKYIIGRTNAYTKRKYTEDNTIMAWQVGNEPRLFTVENEAKFTVWLNNIVNLIDSLDKNHLISTGSEGLNSSNDDIGIFERTHLNPNIDYLTMHIWPKNWNWFKADNAEKTLPATLENAGIYIDKHIKAAQNLKRPIIIEEFGLPRENENLTSSSSAANRDIFYNYIFNRVAESVAKKDVLQAANFWGFGGEGKAITADGKWNPGDPLTTDPPQEPQGLNSVFSTDKSTLEIVKKYNSKFKK encoded by the coding sequence ATGAAAAAGACATTTCTACAATTAGCATTACTTGCATTATTGATGGTAAATTTTGAAGCCAGTGCTCAAAAACAGCAAGCCAGAATTACAGTAAAAGAAACGCAGTTTTATAAGGGAGACAAGCCGTATTCGTATATTGGAACCAATTACTGGTACGGAAGTTTATTGGCTTCCAAGAAAGTGGGTGACCGAAAAAGACTGCTTCGGGAGCTGGATTTAATGAAGAAAAACGGCATCGACAACCTACGAATTCTGGTTGGTGGCGACGGTGGAAAATATGATTTCACTGTTCGCCCAGCTTTGCAGTATGAGCAGGGAAAATATGATGCTGACTTACTGGATGGCTTGGATTTCCTTATTGCCGAAATGGGCAAGCGCAGCATGTATGCGGTTTTATTCCTAACCAATAACTGGGAATGGTCCGGCGGTATGTCGCAATATCTGGAGTGGAATGGCAAAGGCGCTATTCCAGTACCTGCCATTGCGCCAAATACCTGGCCACAATTTATGGCCTATACCCAGCAATTTTATAGCTGTGAACCTTGTATGGAAGGGCTGAATAATCATGTGAAATATATTATTGGCCGAACAAATGCCTATACTAAAAGGAAATATACAGAGGACAACACCATTATGGCATGGCAGGTCGGGAATGAACCGAGGCTTTTTACTGTAGAAAATGAAGCAAAATTTACTGTTTGGCTGAATAACATTGTGAACTTAATTGACAGTCTGGACAAAAATCATCTGATTTCTACAGGTTCTGAAGGACTGAATAGTTCGAATGATGATATCGGTATTTTTGAAAGAACGCACCTTAACCCAAATATTGATTATTTGACAATGCATATCTGGCCAAAAAACTGGAATTGGTTTAAAGCCGATAATGCTGAAAAAACATTACCGGCAACTCTGGAAAACGCAGGGATTTATATTGATAAACATATAAAAGCAGCTCAGAATTTAAAAAGACCTATTATAATTGAAGAATTTGGCCTGCCAAGAGAAAATGAAAATCTGACCAGTAGTTCTTCTGCTGCTAACAGAGATATTTTCTACAATTATATCTTTAACCGTGTTGCAGAAAGTGTAGCTAAAAAAGATGTACTGCAGGCTGCTAATTTCTGGGGATTTGGCGGTGAAGGAAAAGCGATTACGGCTGATGGAAAATGGAATCCCGGCGATCCGTTAACTACAGATCCGCCACAGGAACCGCAAGGACTGAATTCGGTTTTTTCTACTGACAAATCAACTTTGGAAATCGTTAAAAAATATAATTCTAAATTCAAAAAGTAA